A single region of the Accipiter gentilis chromosome 6, bAccGen1.1, whole genome shotgun sequence genome encodes:
- the TRIP12 gene encoding E3 ubiquitin-protein ligase TRIP12 isoform X1, producing the protein MSNRPNNNPGGSLRRSQRNTAGAQPQDDAVGGRSHLGQAKHKAHSPPESRKSISKTPKVQSNTTSEQSKGHFSKRGCSSSAILIPQQEDPERVNTSEKQKTGQVPKKDNSRGVKRSASPDYRRTNSPSSAKKPKALQHTETSLETNKPHTKSKRRHLDQEQPKSTQLPSTSKAHTRKGGAAGSSRSQKRKRTENLSCIKSGSAVESTGAEEKSAKLSKLASKSVTSAKAGCSTITDSSSSASTSSSSSAVASASSAVPQGARVKQGKDQNKSRRSRSASSPSPRRSSRDKEPSKTGGSSKFDWAARFSPKVSLPKTKLSLPGSSKSETSKPGPSGLQAKLASLRKSTKKRSESPPAELPSLRRSTRQKTTGSCASTSRRGSGLGKRGAAEARRQEKMADPDNNQDGVNSSAARTDEAPQGAAASSSVAGAVGMTTSGESESDDSEMGRLQALLEARGLPPHLFGPLGPRMSQLFHRTIGSGASSKAQQLLQGLQATDESQQLQAVIEMCQLLVMGNEETLGGFPVKSVVPALITLLQMEHNFDIMNHACRALTYMMEALPRSSAVVVDAIPVFLEKLQVIQCIDVAEQALTALEMLSRRHSKAILQAGGLADCLLYLEFFSINAQRNALAIAANCCQSITPDEFHFVADSLPLLTQRLTHQDKKSVESTCLCFARLVDNFQHEENLLQQVASKDLLTNIQQLLVVTPPILSSGMFIMVVRMFSLMCSNCPTLAVQLMKQNIAETLHFLLCGASNGSCQEQIDLVPRSPQELYELTSLICELMPCLPKEGIFAVDTMLKKGNAQNTDGAIWQWRDDRGLWHPYNRIDSRIIEAAHQVGEDEISLSTLGRVYTIDFNSMQQINEDTGTARAIQRKPNPLANTNTSGHSELKKDDARAQLMKEDPELAKSFIKTLFGVLYEVYSSSAGPAVRHKCLRAILRIIYFADAELLKDVLKNHAVSSHIASMLSSQDLKIVVGALQMAEILMQKLPDIFSVYFRREGVMHQVKNLAESEALLTSPPKVCTNGSGTLATTTTISTGTATAASNAAADLGSPSLQHSREDSLDLSPQGRLSDVLKRKRLPKRGPRRPKYSPPRDDDKVDNQAKSPTTTQSPKSSFLASLNPKTWGRLSTQSNSNNIEPARTAGVSGLARAASKDTISNNREKIKGWIKEQAHKFVERYFSSENMDGSNPALNVLQRLCTATEQLNLQVDGGTECLVEIRSIVSESDVSSFEIQHSGFVKQLLLYLTSKSEKDAVSRDIRLKRFLHVFFSSPLPGEEPLGRLEPLENAPLLALVHKMNNCLSQMEQFPVKVHDFPSGNGTGSSFSLNRGSQALKFFNTHQLKCQLQRHPDCANVKQWKGGPVKIDPLALVQAIERYLVVRGYGRVREDDEDSDDDGSDEEIDESLAAQFLNSGNVRHRLQFYIGDHLLPYNMTVYQAVRQYSLQAEEERESTDDESNPLGRAGIWTKTHTIWYKPVREDEDGNKDCVGGKRGRAQTAPTKTSPRNSKKHDELWHDGVCPSVLNPLEVYLISTPPENITFEDPSLDVILLLRVLHAISRYWYYLYDNAICKEIIPTSEFINSKLTAKANRQLQDPLVIMTGNIPTWLTELGKTCPFFFPFDTRQMLFYVTAFDRDRAMQRLLDTNPEINQSDSQDSRVAPRLDRKKRTVNRDELLKQAESVMQDLGSSRAMLEIQYENEVGTGLGPTLEFYALVSQELQRADLGLWRGEEVTLANPKGSQEGTKYIHNLQGLFALPFGRTAKPAHIAKVKMKFRFLGKLMAKAIMDFRLVDLPLGLPFYKWMLRQETSLTSHDLFSIDPVVAKSIYHLEDIVRQKKRLEQDKTQTKESLQYALEALTMNGCSVEDLGLDFTLPGFPNIELKKGGKDTPVTIHNLEEYLRLVIFWALNEGVARQFDSFRDGFESVFPLSHLQYFYPEELEQLLCGSKTDTWDAKTLMECCRPDHGYTHDSRAVKYLFEILSSFDSEQQRLFLQFVTGSPRLPVGGFRSLNPPLTIVRKTFESTENPDDFLPSVMTCVNYLKLPDYSTIEIMREKLLIAAREGQQSFHLS; encoded by the exons GTCACATTTAGGGCAGGCAAAACATAAGGCACATAGCCCTCCTGAGAGTAGAAAATCTATTTCAAAGACACCCAAAGTGCAGTCTAATACTACTTCTGAGCAGTCCAAGGGACACTTTTCTAAAAG AGGCTGTAgttcatctgccattttaatcCCACAACAAGAAGATCCAGAGAGAGTCAatacttcagaaaagcaaaaaacgGGGCAAGTGCCTAAGAAAGACAATTCTCGAGGAGTTAAACGCAGTGCTAGTCCAGATTACAGGAGGACCAATTCTCCTAGCTCtgctaaaaaacccaaagcacttcAACACACTGAAACTTCCTTGGAAACTAACAAGCCACATACTAAATCTAAGAGAAGACACTTAGACCAAGAACAGCCCAAGTCTACACAATTGCCATCAACAAGTAAGGCTCACACCAGAAAGGGTGGAGCTGCTGGTAGCTCCCGaagtcagaaaaggaaaaggacagagaaTCTGTCTTGTATAAAGAGTGGTTCAGCAGTTGAATCAACTGGCGCTGAAGAGAAGTCAGCAAAACTCTCCAAGCTGGCTTCAAAATCGGTGACCTCAGCCAAAGCTGGGTGTAGCACCATCACTGATTCTTCTTCTTCAGCTTccacatcctcctcctcttctgctgttGCCTCTGCTTCTTCTGCTGTTCCTCAGGGTGCCAGAGTGAAACAGGGAAAGGACCAGAATAAGTCTAGACGTTCCCGTTCTGCATCCAGCCCCAGTCCAAGAAGGAGTAGCAGGGACAAAGAACCCAGTAAAACAGGTGGCTCTTCAAAGTTCGACTGGGCTGCTCGATTTAGCCCAAAAGTCAGTCTCCCTAAAACAAAACTGTCTCTACCAGGCTCTTCAAAGTCAGAGACATCAAAACCTGGACCTTCAGGACTACAGGCTAAACTAGCAA GTCTAAGAAAATCTACGAAGAAACGCAGTGAATCACCACCTGCTGAGCTCCCCAGTTTGCGGCGGAGCACACGGCAAAAGACCACGGGCTCCTGTGCTAGCACCAG TCGGCGAGGCTCTGGCCTGGGCAAAAGAGGAGCAGCTGAAGCTCGTCGACAGGAGAAGATGGCTGATCCTGACAACAACCAGGATGGAGTTAACTCTTCAGCTGCACGTACAGATGAggctccccagggagctgcag cttCTAGTTCTGTTGCTGGGGCTGTAGGTATGACAACCTCTGGAGAAAGTGAGTCAGATGATTCTGAGATGGGAAGACTACAAG CTCTATTAGAGGCTAGGGGTCTTCCACCTCACCTGTTTGGCCCTCTTGGTCCTCGGATGTCGCAGCTCTTCCACAGGACAATTGGAAGTGGAGCTA GTTCTAAAGCCCAACAACTTTTACAAGGTCTCCAAGCCACTGATGAAAGTCAGCAACTACAGGCAGTGATTGAGATGTGCCAGCTGTTGGTCATGGGAAATGAAGAAACTTTAGGAGGATTTCCAGTCAAGAGTGTTGTACCAGCTTTG ataacaCTGTTGCAGATGGAGCACAACTTTGACATT ATGAACCATGCATGTCGGGCCTTAACATATATGATGGAAGCACTTCCGAGATCATCAGCTGTAGTGGTAGATGCAATTCCTGTCTTCTTGGAGAAG TTGCAAGTTATTCAGTGCATTGATGTGGCAGAGCAGGCGCTTACAGCCCTGGAGATGTTATCACGCAGGCATAGTAAAGCCATTCTGCAGGCG gGTGGGTTGGCAGACTGTTTGCTGTATCTGGAATTCTTCAGTATAAATGCACAGAGGAATGCACTAGCTATTGCTGCCAACTGCTGCCAGAGTATAACACCTGATGAGTTTCACTTTGTGGCAGACTCTTTGCCACTGCTTACACAAAGGTTAACCCATCAG GACAAAAAGTCTGTTGAAAGCACTTGTCTCTGTTTTGCACGGCTAGTGGACAACTTCCAGCATGAGGAG AACTTGCTCCAGCAGGTTGCTTCCAAGGACTTGTTAACAAATATCCAGCAACTCTTGGTAGTGACGCCTCCTATCCTGAGCTCAGGAATGTTCATCATGGTGGTGCGCATGTTTTCCTTAATGTGCTCCAATTGCCCTACACTTGCAGTTCAACTTATGAAGCAAA ATATTGCAGAAACGCTTCACTTCCTCCTTTGCGGAGCCTCAAATGGGAGTTGTCAAGAACAAATTGACCTTGTTCCACGAAGTCCTCAAGAACTTTATGAGCTTACTTCTCTTATCTG TGAACTGATGCCTTGCCTGCCAAAAGAGGGAATCTTTGCTGTTGATACTATGCTGAAGAAAGGAAATGCGCAAAATACAGATGGTGCAATATGGCAATGGCGAGATGACAGGGGTCTCTGGCATCCCTATAACAGGATTGATAGTCGAATAATAGAG GCGGCTCATCAGGTTGGTGAGGATGAGATAAGCCTGTCTACACTTGGGCGTGTCTATACTATTGATTTTAACTCTATGCAGCAAATAAATGAGGATACTGGAACAGCACGTGCCATTCAGCGAAAACCAAACCCTTTAGCCAATACAAACACTA GTGGACATTCAGAATTGAAGAAGGATGATGCTCGAGCACAACTAATGAAAGAGGATCCAGAACTGGCAAAATCCTTTATCAAAACATTGTTTGGTGTTCTTTATGAGGTATATAGTTCTTCAGCTGGACCTGCTGTTAGACACAAGTGCCTTAGAGCAATTCTTAGGATAATCTATTTTGCTGATGCTGAACTTCTGAAGGATGTGCTGAAAAACCATGCTGTTTCAAG TCATATTGCCTCCATGCTGTCAAGTCAAGACCTTAAGATAGTAGTTGGAGCCCTGCAGATGGCAGAGATTTTAATGCAGAAGTTACCTGATATTTTCAGTGTTTACTTCAGAAGAGAAG GGGTGATGCACCAAGTGAAAAACTTAGCAGAGTCGGAGGCTTTGCTAACAAGCCCACCAAAAGTATGCACAAATGGATCAGGAACGCTGGCTACCACTACAACAATAAGTACTGGAACAGCCACTGCTGCCAGTAATGCAGCTGCAGATTTGGGCTCTCCCAGTTTACAACACAGCCGGGAGGATTCTTTGGATCTGAGCCCACAGGG ACGACTGAGTGATGttctaaagagaaaaagactGCCAAAACGAGGGCCAAGGAGGCCAAAATACTCTCCTCCAAGAGATGATGACAAAGTAGACAATCAAG CTAAAAGCCCTACAACTACTCAATCTCCTAAATCTTCTTTCTTGGCAAGTTTAAATCCTAAAACATGGGGAAGATTAAGCACACAGTCCAACAGTAACAATATTGAACCAGCACGAACAGCAGGAGTAAGTGGTCTTGCAAGGGCTGCTTCCAAGGATACCATTTCCAATAACag AGAAAAAATTAAGGGCTGGATTAAGGAGCAAGCCCATAAATTTGTAGAACGTTATTTTAGTTCTGAAAACATGGATGGAAGCAATCCTGCACTAAATGTATTACAGAGACTTTGCACTGCAACTGAACAACTCAACCTCCAG GTGGATGGTGGAACAGAGTGCCTTGTAGAAATCCGTAGCATTGTCTCGGAGTCTGACGTCTCCTCATTTGAAATCCAGCATAGTGGGTTTGTTAAACAACTGCTGCTTTATTTGACATCTAAAAGTGAGAAAGATGCTGTAAGCAGGGATATCAGATTGAAAAgatttcttcatgtatttttttcttctcca CTTCCTGGAGAAGAACCCCTTGGAAGATTAGAGCCATTAGAAAATGCACCTTTGTTGGCGTTAGTCCATAAAATGAACAATTGCCTCAGTCAGATGGAACAGTTTCCTGTCAAAGTGCATGACTTCCCTAGTGGAAATGGAACAGGGAGCAG TTTTTCTCTTAACAGAGGATCCCAAGCTTTAAAATTCTTCAATACACATCAATTAAAATGCCAACTGCAAAGACATCCAGACTGTGCTAATGTGAAACAGTGGAAAGGCGGACCTGTGAAGATTGATCCTCTGGCTTTGGTACAAGCCATTGAAAGATACCTTGTAGTTAGAG GCTATGGAAGAGTTAGAGAAGATGATGAGGATAGTGATGATGATGGGTCAGATGAAGAAATAGATGAATCTTTG gcTGCTCAATTCTTAAATTCAGGGAATGTGAGACACAGACTGCAATTTTACATTGGAGATCACTTGTTGCCATATAATATGACTGTGTATCAAGCAGTTAGGCAGTACAGTTTGCAAGCCGAAGAGGAGAGGGAGTCTACAGATGATGAGAGCAACCCATTAGGAAGAGCTGGGATTTGGACAAAAACACATACCATTTG GTACAAACCTGTGCGAGAGGATGAAGATGGTAATAAGGACTGCGTTGGTGGTAAAAGAGGAAGAGCACAAACTGCTCCCACAAAAACCTCACCTAGAAATTCTAAAAAGCATGATGAATTGTGGCATG atgGTGTATGCCCTTCGGTATTAAATCCTCTAGAAGTTTACCTCATATCTACTCCACCTGAAAACATAACATTTGAAGATCCCTCATTAGATGTTATTCTTCTTTTAAGAGTTTTACATGCTATCAGTCGATACTGGTATTACTTGTATGAT aatgCAATCTGCAAGGAGATAATTCCAACCTCAGAGTTTATCAACAGTAAACTGACAGCAAAAGCAAATAGGCAGCTCCAGGATCCTTTGGTAATTATGACAGGAAACATACCAACTTGGCTGACAGAACTTGGAAAAACATG CccgtttttctttccatttgataCGCGTCAAATGCTGttttatgttactgcttttgatCGTGATCGAGCCATGCAAAGACTACTGGATACTAATCCAGAAATCAATCAATCAGATTCTCAGGATAGCAGAGTGGCACCGCGACTGGACAGGAAAAAA CGCACTGTGAACAGAGATGAGCTGTTGAAACAGGCAGAATCTGTGATGCAGGATCTAGGCAGTTCAAGAGCCATGTTGGAAATCCAGTATGAGAATGAA GTTGGCACAGGCCTAGGCCCCACGCTAGAGTTCTATGCACTTGTATCTCAGGAACTACAGAGAGCAGACTTAGGCCTTTGGAGGGGAGAAGAAGTGACTTTAGCCAATCCAAAAG GAAGCCAGGAAGGTACCAAGTACATCCATAACCTTCAAGGCCTTTTTGCACTTCCTTTTGGTAGAACAGCCAAGCCAGCTCACATTGCAAAAGTTAAAATGAAGTTCCGCTTTCTGGGAAAACTAATGGCCAAGGCAATCATGGATTTTAGACTG GTGGACCTTCCTCTTGGACTTCCTTTTTATAAATGGATGCTACGACAGGAAACTTCCTTGACATCGCATGATTTGTTCAGTATTGATCCAGTAGTAGCCAAATCAATATATCACCTTGAAGATATtgtaagacaaaagaaaagactTGAACAGGATAAAACACAG ACCAAAGAAAGTCTACAGTATGCATTGGAGGCTCTGACTATGAATGGCTGCTCAGTGGAAGACCTAGGGCTGGACTTCACACTTCCTGGGTTTCCTAATATAGAactgaaaaaagggggaaaagatacACCAGTCACCATCCACAATTTAGAGGAGTATCTCAGA